From Pseudomonas poae, the proteins below share one genomic window:
- a CDS encoding monovalent cation/H+ antiporter subunit A, with product MSLIVLLLLPFIGSCLAALLPHNARNTESLLAGLVALVGTLQVALLYPQIAHGGVIREEFMWLPSLGLNFVLRMDGFAWLFSMLVLGIGTLVSLYARYYMSPDDPVPRFFAFFLAFMGAMLGLVISGNLIQIVFFWELTSLFSFLLIGYWHHRADARRGAYMALMVTGAGGLCLLAGVMLLGHIVGSYDLDQVLAAGEQIRAHSLYPVMLALVLIGALSKSAQFPFHFWLPHAMAAPTPVSAYLHSATMVKAGVFLLARLWPSLSGSEEWFWIVGGAGALTLLLGAYCAMFQNDLKGLLAYSTISHLGLITLLLGLNSPLAAVAAVFHILNHATFKASLFMAAGIIDHESGTRDIRKLSGLVRLIPFTATLAMVASASMAGVPLLNGFLSKEMFFAETVFISSTQWVEIALPMIATIAGTFSVAYALRFTVDVFFGPPATNLPHTPHEPPRWMRAPVELLVFTCLLVGILPAQVVGSILAAAALPVVGGVLPEYSLAIWHGWNAPMIMSLVAMSGGVVLYLLLRKQLKRGRFKYPPVISYFNGKRGFERSLVVMMRGVRKIEKRISTKRLQTQLFLLVLAAVIAGLIPMLNSGLSWGDRPKIPGSIVFVTLWLLAIACALGAAWQAKYHRLAALTMVSVCGLMTCITFVWFSAPDLALTQLVVEVVTTVLILLGLRWLPRRIEEVSPLPSSLRKARIRRLRDFLLSTVVGGGMALLSYAMLTRQTPNDISSFYLSRALPEGGGSNVVNVMLVDFRGFDTLGEITVLGAVALTVYALLRRFRPSKESMQLPAQQRQLAPDVATDLVNPRQASDTALGFMMVPAVLVRLLLPIALVVSFYLFMRGHNQPGGGFVAGLVMSVAFILQYMVAGTQWVEAQMSLRPMRWMGFGLFSATLTGLGALFAGYPFLTTHTWHLRLPLLGDIHIASALFFDVGVYAMVVGSTLLMLTALGHQSVRAHKPSNQAKVVAATEGAA from the coding sequence ATGTCCCTGATAGTTCTACTGCTTCTGCCTTTTATCGGCAGCTGTCTGGCGGCCTTGCTGCCGCACAATGCACGTAACACCGAATCCCTGCTGGCTGGCCTTGTGGCCCTGGTCGGCACCCTTCAAGTCGCGCTGCTCTACCCCCAGATCGCCCACGGTGGCGTGATCCGCGAAGAATTCATGTGGTTGCCCAGCCTCGGGCTGAACTTCGTGTTGCGCATGGACGGGTTTGCCTGGCTGTTCTCGATGCTGGTGCTCGGCATTGGCACGCTGGTGTCGCTGTATGCGCGCTACTACATGTCGCCGGACGACCCGGTGCCGCGTTTCTTCGCGTTTTTCCTGGCCTTTATGGGCGCCATGCTCGGCCTGGTAATCTCCGGCAACCTGATCCAGATCGTGTTCTTCTGGGAACTGACCAGCCTGTTCTCATTCCTGCTGATCGGTTATTGGCACCACCGCGCCGACGCACGGCGTGGCGCGTATATGGCGTTGATGGTCACCGGTGCCGGCGGCTTGTGCCTGCTGGCGGGCGTGATGCTGCTGGGGCATATCGTCGGCAGCTATGACCTGGACCAGGTGCTGGCGGCGGGCGAGCAGATTCGTGCGCATTCGCTGTACCCGGTCATGCTCGCCCTGGTGCTGATCGGCGCCCTGAGCAAAAGCGCGCAGTTCCCCTTCCACTTCTGGCTGCCCCACGCGATGGCGGCACCGACGCCGGTTTCGGCCTATCTGCATTCGGCAACGATGGTGAAGGCCGGGGTGTTCCTGCTGGCCCGCCTGTGGCCGTCGCTGTCCGGCAGCGAAGAATGGTTCTGGATCGTCGGCGGTGCCGGCGCCCTTACCCTCCTCCTCGGCGCGTATTGCGCCATGTTCCAGAATGATCTCAAGGGCCTGCTGGCCTATTCCACCATCAGCCACCTCGGGCTGATCACCCTGCTGCTGGGCCTCAACAGCCCGCTGGCTGCGGTCGCGGCAGTGTTCCATATCCTCAACCATGCCACCTTCAAGGCTTCGCTGTTCATGGCGGCAGGCATCATCGACCACGAAAGCGGCACGCGCGATATCCGCAAGCTCAGTGGGTTGGTGCGGCTGATCCCCTTTACCGCGACGTTGGCAATGGTGGCCAGCGCCTCGATGGCCGGGGTGCCGTTGCTCAACGGCTTCCTGTCCAAAGAGATGTTCTTCGCCGAAACCGTGTTTATCTCGTCGACCCAATGGGTGGAAATCGCCCTGCCGATGATCGCGACCATCGCCGGTACGTTCAGCGTGGCCTACGCCCTGCGCTTTACCGTGGATGTGTTCTTCGGCCCGCCCGCCACCAACCTGCCCCATACGCCCCATGAACCCCCGCGCTGGATGCGTGCGCCGGTCGAGTTGCTGGTGTTCACCTGCCTGCTGGTGGGCATCCTCCCGGCCCAGGTGGTCGGCTCGATCCTCGCCGCCGCCGCGCTGCCGGTGGTGGGCGGGGTGCTGCCCGAGTACAGCCTGGCGATCTGGCACGGCTGGAACGCGCCGATGATCATGAGCCTGGTGGCCATGTCCGGCGGTGTGGTGCTGTACCTGTTGCTGCGCAAGCAACTCAAGCGCGGCCGCTTCAAGTACCCGCCGGTCATCAGCTACTTCAACGGCAAGCGCGGTTTCGAACGCAGCCTGGTGGTGATGATGCGTGGCGTGCGCAAGATCGAAAAACGCATCAGCACCAAACGCCTGCAGACCCAACTGTTCCTGCTGGTGCTGGCGGCGGTCATCGCCGGTTTGATCCCGATGCTCAACAGCGGCCTCAGTTGGGGCGACCGCCCGAAAATCCCGGGTTCCATCGTGTTCGTCACCCTGTGGCTGCTGGCGATTGCCTGTGCCCTCGGCGCCGCCTGGCAGGCCAAGTACCACCGGCTGGCGGCCCTGACCATGGTCAGCGTGTGCGGCCTGATGACCTGCATCACCTTTGTATGGTTTTCGGCGCCGGACCTGGCACTCACACAACTGGTGGTGGAAGTAGTGACCACCGTGCTGATCCTGCTGGGCCTGCGCTGGCTGCCACGGCGGATCGAAGAAGTCTCGCCACTGCCGAGTTCGCTGCGCAAGGCACGCATTCGACGCCTGCGTGACTTCCTGTTGTCCACCGTGGTGGGCGGCGGCATGGCGCTGCTGTCCTACGCGATGCTGACCCGCCAGACGCCCAACGATATCTCCTCGTTCTACCTCAGCCGTGCCTTGCCCGAAGGCGGCGGCAGCAATGTGGTGAACGTGATGCTGGTGGACTTCCGTGGCTTCGACACCCTCGGCGAAATCACCGTGCTGGGCGCCGTGGCGCTGACGGTTTACGCCCTGCTACGGCGCTTCCGCCCGTCCAAGGAAAGCATGCAACTGCCCGCGCAACAGCGCCAGCTCGCGCCGGACGTGGCCACCGACCTGGTCAACCCGCGCCAGGCCAGCGATACCGCCCTCGGCTTTATGATGGTGCCGGCAGTGCTGGTACGCCTGCTGCTGCCGATTGCGCTGGTGGTGTCGTTCTACCTGTTCATGCGCGGCCACAATCAACCGGGCGGCGGGTTTGTCGCCGGGCTGGTGATGTCGGTGGCGTTTATCCTGCAATACATGGTGGCGGGCACCCAGTGGGTCGAGGCCCAGATGAGCCTGCGGCCGATGCGCTGGATGGGCTTCGGGCTGTTCTCGGCGACGTTGACCGGGCTCGGCGCCTTGTTTGCCGGGTACCCGTTCCTCACCACGCATACCTGGCATTTGCGCCTGCCGCTGCTGGGCGATATCCACATCGCCAGCGCGTTGTTCTTCGACGTCGGCGTGTACGCCATGGTCGTCGGTTCGACCCTGCTGATGCTCACCGCCCTCGGCCACCAGTCCGTGCGGGCCCATAAACCGAGCAACCAGGCCAAAGTGGTTGCCGCAACGGAAGGAGCCGCCTGA
- a CDS encoding acyl-CoA dehydrogenase, translating to MTALNQARQLLESTRRHVAQSDDPYVISRFGDWQIRVDVAAALLERADTHPSPVAITEAQIAAAEALLFASNTEFELTGQRTPLPPTLDDPLRWKYQVVGNYHLNGVL from the coding sequence ATGACCGCCCTGAATCAAGCCCGCCAATTGCTGGAAAGCACCCGACGGCATGTCGCGCAAAGCGATGACCCCTATGTGATCAGCCGCTTCGGCGACTGGCAGATTCGCGTCGATGTGGCCGCCGCCTTGCTGGAACGCGCCGACACCCACCCAAGCCCTGTGGCGATCACCGAAGCGCAGATTGCCGCCGCCGAAGCCCTGCTATTTGCGAGCAATACCGAATTTGAACTCACCGGCCAACGCACCCCATTGCCGCCGACGCTCGATGACCCGCTGCGCTGGAAATACCAGGTTGTCGGCAATTACCACCTCAACGGAGTGCTTTGA
- a CDS encoding DMT family transporter has translation MTTPNASPRFNRFSKAECILVVITMIWGGTFLLVQHAMTVSGPMFFVGLRFAAAAIVVGFFSLRTLRDLTLFELKAGVFIGVAIMFGYGLQTIGLQTILSSQSAFITALYVPFVPLLQWLVLGRRPGLMPSIGIMLAFAGLMLLTGPAGATLNFSPGEIATLIGAVAIAAEIILISAFAGQVDVRRVTVVQLATASLLSFLMVVPMGEALPGFSWLLLFSAVGLGLTSAVIQVAMNWAQQSVSPTRATLIYAGEPVWAGVVGRIAGERFPPIAMLGAVLIVVAVVVSEMKTKGQKAIELRDEREQEQQG, from the coding sequence ATGACAACCCCGAACGCTTCCCCACGTTTTAACCGTTTCAGCAAAGCCGAATGCATCCTGGTGGTGATCACCATGATCTGGGGCGGCACTTTTTTGCTGGTGCAACACGCGATGACCGTCAGCGGGCCGATGTTTTTCGTGGGCCTGCGCTTTGCGGCAGCGGCCATTGTGGTCGGTTTCTTTTCGTTGCGCACGCTGCGCGACCTGACGCTGTTTGAACTGAAGGCCGGGGTGTTTATCGGTGTGGCGATCATGTTTGGCTATGGTTTGCAGACCATTGGCCTGCAAACCATCCTGAGCAGCCAGTCGGCGTTTATCACCGCGCTCTATGTGCCATTCGTGCCGTTGCTGCAGTGGCTGGTGCTGGGCCGCCGCCCCGGGCTGATGCCGAGCATCGGCATCATGCTGGCATTTGCCGGTTTGATGCTGTTGACCGGCCCTGCGGGGGCTACGTTGAATTTCAGCCCGGGTGAAATAGCCACGCTGATCGGCGCGGTAGCGATTGCGGCGGAGATTATCCTGATCAGCGCGTTTGCCGGGCAGGTCGATGTGCGCCGGGTGACCGTGGTGCAATTGGCCACGGCGTCGTTGTTGTCGTTCCTGATGGTGGTGCCGATGGGCGAGGCGCTGCCGGGCTTTTCATGGTTGCTGCTGTTCAGCGCGGTGGGCCTGGGCTTGACCAGCGCGGTGATCCAGGTGGCGATGAACTGGGCGCAGCAGAGTGTTTCGCCAACCCGGGCCACGCTGATTTATGCCGGTGAGCCGGTGTGGGCCGGTGTGGTCGGGCGGATTGCCGGGGAGCGCTTTCCACCGATTGCGATGCTGGGAGCGGTGTTGATTGTAGTGGCAGTGGTTGTCAGTGAGATGAAGACAAAGGGGCAGAAGGCAATCGAATTGCGTGATGAGAGGGAACAGGAACAGCAGGGATAA
- a CDS encoding Na+/H+ antiporter subunit C gives MEEVIAIAIGVLAASGVWLILRPRTFQVVMGLCLLSYGVNLFIFSMGSLFIGKEPIIKDGVPQDLLNYTDPLPQALVLTAIVISFAMTALFLIVLLASRGLTGTDHVDGREPKE, from the coding sequence ATGGAAGAAGTCATCGCAATTGCCATTGGGGTCCTGGCGGCCTCCGGCGTCTGGTTGATCCTGCGCCCACGGACGTTCCAGGTGGTGATGGGCCTGTGCCTGTTGTCGTACGGGGTCAACCTGTTCATTTTCAGTATGGGCAGCCTGTTTATCGGCAAGGAGCCGATCATCAAGGACGGCGTGCCGCAAGACCTGCTCAACTACACCGACCCGCTGCCCCAGGCGCTGGTGCTCACGGCTATCGTGATCAGCTTCGCCATGACCGCGTTGTTCCTGATCGTTCTGCTGGCCTCCCGGGGCCTGACCGGCACTGACCATGTAGACGGCCGGGAGCCCAAGGAATGA
- a CDS encoding LLM class flavin-dependent oxidoreductase, with protein sequence MSREIRLNAFDMNCVGHQSPGLWAHPRDRSWQYKDLEYWTDLAKILERGKFDGLFIADVLGIYDVYNGNGEAAIRQATQVPVNDPLSLIAPMALVTEHLGFGLTASLSFEHPYPFARRLSTLDHLTKGRIGWNIVTSYLESGAKNLGQKAQTEHDARYDYAEEYLEVCYKLWEGSWEEGAVLRDRERRIFSDPSKIHEIRHVGKHFQVPGIHLCEPSPQRTPVLYQAGASSRGKQFAAEQAECVFVAAPSKVLLKKTVADIRRRAAEAGRDPKKILIFNLQTVIVGETDAKAKAKFEEYKSYVSYEGAMALISGWTGIDFSQFKPDEPLKHVHTNAIQSAVEAFSTADPNKVWTPNELADWVGIGGFGPLFVGGPQTVADLLQEWVEDTDVDGFNLAYALTHETFIDAVELLVPELQKRGVYKTEYAQGTLREKLFGDGARLGANHPGAGYRDLAALHNSNVGAGLLANAD encoded by the coding sequence ATGTCCCGTGAAATCCGCTTGAATGCCTTCGACATGAACTGTGTCGGCCACCAGTCCCCCGGCCTTTGGGCACACCCGCGTGATCGCTCGTGGCAGTACAAGGACCTGGAATACTGGACCGACCTGGCAAAGATCCTTGAGCGCGGCAAGTTCGACGGTCTGTTTATCGCCGACGTGCTGGGCATCTACGACGTGTACAACGGCAACGGCGAAGCCGCCATTCGCCAGGCCACCCAAGTGCCGGTCAACGATCCATTGTCGCTGATCGCGCCCATGGCGCTGGTCACTGAGCACCTGGGTTTCGGCCTGACCGCCTCCTTGTCGTTCGAGCACCCGTATCCCTTTGCGCGCCGGCTCTCGACCCTCGACCACCTGACCAAGGGCCGCATCGGCTGGAACATCGTCACCTCCTACCTGGAAAGCGGCGCCAAGAACCTCGGCCAGAAGGCCCAGACCGAACACGATGCGCGCTACGACTACGCCGAGGAATACCTGGAGGTTTGCTACAAACTCTGGGAAGGCAGCTGGGAGGAGGGCGCCGTGCTGCGTGATCGCGAGCGCCGGATTTTCAGCGACCCGAGCAAAATCCACGAGATTCGCCACGTCGGCAAACACTTCCAGGTGCCCGGTATTCACCTGTGCGAACCCTCGCCCCAGCGCACGCCGGTGCTGTACCAGGCCGGTGCATCCAGCCGTGGCAAGCAGTTCGCCGCCGAGCAGGCCGAGTGCGTGTTCGTCGCCGCGCCGTCCAAGGTGCTGCTGAAAAAGACCGTCGCCGACATTCGCCGCCGTGCGGCCGAGGCCGGGCGTGATCCGAAGAAAATCCTGATCTTCAACCTGCAGACGGTGATCGTCGGCGAGACCGACGCCAAGGCCAAAGCCAAGTTTGAGGAATACAAATCCTACGTCAGCTACGAGGGCGCGATGGCACTGATCTCCGGCTGGACGGGCATTGATTTCAGCCAGTTCAAACCGGATGAACCGCTCAAGCACGTGCACACCAATGCGATTCAATCGGCAGTCGAAGCGTTCTCCACGGCCGACCCGAACAAGGTCTGGACCCCCAACGAGCTGGCCGACTGGGTGGGCATCGGCGGCTTTGGCCCGCTGTTTGTCGGCGGCCCGCAAACCGTGGCGGACCTGTTGCAGGAATGGGTCGAAGACACCGATGTGGACGGCTTCAACCTGGCTTATGCGTTGACCCACGAAACCTTTATCGACGCCGTGGAATTGCTGGTGCCGGAGTTGCAAAAGCGTGGCGTGTACAAGACCGAATACGCCCAGGGCACCTTGCGCGAGAAGTTGTTTGGCGACGGTGCGCGGTTGGGGGCGAACCACCCGGGCGCGGGCTACCGCGATTTGGCGGCCTTGCACAATTCCAATGTGGGAGCGGGCTTGCTCGCGAATGCGGACTGA
- a CDS encoding Na+/H+ antiporter subunit G, which yields MMPLWVEVSVAVLLVLSSVFALIGAIGLLRMKEFFQRMHPPALASTLGAWCVALASIIYFSVLKSGPVLHGWLIPILLSITVPVTTLLLARTALFRKRMAGDDVPAEVSSRRAER from the coding sequence ATGATGCCGTTATGGGTTGAAGTGAGCGTGGCCGTGCTGTTGGTGCTCAGCAGTGTGTTTGCGTTGATTGGCGCGATCGGGTTGTTGCGCATGAAGGAGTTTTTCCAGCGCATGCACCCGCCTGCACTGGCTTCCACGCTGGGGGCATGGTGTGTGGCGCTGGCGTCGATCATCTACTTTTCGGTGCTCAAGTCCGGCCCGGTGTTGCATGGGTGGTTGATCCCGATTCTGCTGTCGATCACCGTGCCGGTAACCACGCTGCTGCTGGCCAGGACGGCACTGTTTCGTAAGCGCATGGCGGGGGATGATGTGCCGGCCGAGGTCAGCAGTCGCCGGGCTGAGAGGTAA
- a CDS encoding XRE family transcriptional regulator, whose translation MHKENPQRASVLQHVSQNVRRLRHAADLSQTALSEKSGVSRRMLVAIEAGEKNVSLSTLDRVAEALDVAFSDLIQAPDAPDHSRINELAWAGDIPGSKAVLLAKATARREVELWEMRLEPADRYSPEPDPEGWSVQLFVFEGCLTLRVGDEDKLVSAGEFYMFASGQAHAYRNDGEVAVRFVRNVVI comes from the coding sequence GTGCACAAAGAAAATCCACAACGGGCTTCGGTCTTGCAACATGTCAGCCAGAATGTGCGTCGTCTGCGGCATGCTGCCGACTTGAGCCAGACCGCACTATCGGAAAAGTCCGGGGTCAGCCGGCGCATGCTGGTGGCGATTGAGGCCGGTGAGAAAAACGTCAGCCTGTCCACCCTCGACCGCGTGGCCGAAGCGCTGGACGTGGCGTTCAGCGACCTGATCCAGGCCCCGGATGCGCCCGACCACAGCCGCATCAACGAGTTGGCCTGGGCCGGTGATATCCCCGGCAGCAAAGCCGTATTGCTGGCCAAGGCCACCGCGCGCCGCGAGGTGGAGCTGTGGGAGATGCGCCTGGAACCCGCCGATCGCTACAGCCCCGAGCCCGACCCGGAAGGCTGGAGCGTGCAGCTGTTTGTGTTCGAGGGCTGCCTCACGTTGCGGGTGGGAGATGAAGATAAGCTCGTCAGCGCCGGCGAGTTCTATATGTTTGCCAGCGGTCAGGCCCACGCCTACCGTAACGACGGCGAGGTGGCGGTGCGCTTTGTGCGCAACGTGGTGATCTAA
- a CDS encoding K+/H+ antiporter subunit F, with product MSALLSNAILFSLFLFSLAMVLTLVRLFKGPSAQDRVLALDYLYILAMLMMLVLGIRYASDTYFEAALLIALFGFVGSFALAKFLLRGEVIE from the coding sequence ATGAGCGCCCTGCTCTCCAATGCGATCCTGTTCAGCCTGTTCCTGTTCTCCCTGGCCATGGTGCTGACGCTGGTGCGCCTGTTCAAAGGCCCATCGGCCCAGGACCGGGTACTGGCGCTGGACTACCTGTACATCCTGGCGATGCTGATGATGCTGGTGCTGGGCATTCGTTATGCCAGTGACACCTACTTTGAAGCGGCGTTGTTGATTGCGCTGTTTGGCTTCGTCGGGTCGTTCGCCCTGGCGAAATTCCTGCTGCGTGGCGAGGTGATTGAATGA
- a CDS encoding SfnB family sulfur acquisition oxidoreductase, translating into MSAHPQHPAHIIRSDAEAIEVATRLAARFAVDASVRDRERRLPVEELEEFSASGLWGITIPKAYGGAEVSYATVAEVIKLISAADPSLGQIPQNHLGVVDILLQTASEEQKLHYFGKVLAGYRFGNAFSEAKSKNAGTFDTQIRFHGDTAQINGEKFYCTGALFAHLVPTVGNNEHGQAFIAFVERDAPGLTVVDSWDGFGQRTTASGGVTLDGVSVPLTAVIPAHLAFDQPTANGPISQIIQAAVDTGIALGALEQAKVYARQARPWIDSQQDHGWQDPFTIAAIGDLEWRVHGTEAILAKAGKAVDLALAEPSEDTVARASLVVAQAKVLSAETALLASSKLFELAGTRSVTGKHNLDRFWRNARTHTLHDPARWKYHLIGNFVLNGVKPARHAWN; encoded by the coding sequence ATGTCAGCCCACCCTCAACACCCTGCCCATATCATCCGCTCGGACGCGGAAGCCATCGAGGTCGCTACCCGCCTGGCCGCACGCTTTGCGGTCGACGCCAGCGTGCGCGACCGCGAGCGGCGCCTGCCGGTAGAGGAACTCGAGGAGTTTTCCGCCAGTGGCCTGTGGGGCATCACCATTCCCAAGGCTTACGGTGGCGCCGAGGTGTCCTATGCGACGGTGGCTGAGGTGATCAAGTTGATCTCCGCCGCTGACCCGTCCCTGGGGCAAATCCCGCAAAACCACCTCGGCGTAGTGGACATCCTCCTGCAAACCGCCAGCGAGGAACAAAAGCTCCATTACTTCGGCAAAGTCCTGGCGGGTTACCGTTTTGGCAATGCCTTCTCCGAAGCCAAGAGCAAAAACGCCGGCACCTTTGATACCCAGATCCGCTTCCATGGCGACACCGCGCAAATCAACGGCGAGAAGTTCTACTGCACCGGCGCACTGTTCGCCCATCTGGTGCCCACGGTTGGCAATAACGAACACGGCCAGGCGTTTATTGCCTTTGTCGAACGCGATGCGCCAGGCCTGACGGTAGTCGACAGCTGGGACGGCTTCGGCCAGCGCACCACCGCCAGCGGCGGGGTGACCCTCGACGGTGTGAGCGTGCCGCTGACTGCAGTGATCCCCGCCCACCTGGCGTTCGACCAACCCACCGCCAATGGCCCGATTTCGCAAATTATCCAGGCCGCCGTGGACACCGGCATCGCCCTCGGCGCGCTGGAGCAGGCGAAGGTGTATGCGCGACAGGCGCGCCCGTGGATCGACAGCCAGCAGGATCACGGCTGGCAAGACCCATTCACCATCGCTGCCATCGGCGACCTGGAGTGGCGCGTGCACGGCACCGAAGCGATTCTCGCCAAGGCAGGCAAGGCCGTCGATCTGGCCCTCGCCGAACCGAGTGAAGACACGGTCGCCCGCGCCTCGCTGGTGGTCGCCCAGGCCAAAGTGCTGTCGGCGGAAACCGCCTTGCTCGCCAGCAGCAAGCTCTTCGAACTGGCCGGCACCCGCTCGGTCACCGGCAAGCACAACCTCGACCGCTTCTGGCGTAACGCCCGCACCCACACCCTGCACGACCCGGCCCGCTGGAAATACCATCTGATCGGCAACTTCGTGCTCAACGGCGTGAAGCCTGCGCGCCACGCCTGGAACTGA
- a CDS encoding monovalent cation/H+ antiporter subunit D — MTWMNQLIVAPILLPLLTAALMLMLGEKRRPLKAKINLFSSVVGLGIAILLLYWTQKGGPGSIGVYLPGNWQVPFGIVLVVDQLSALMLVLTGIIGVSALLFAMARWDRAGTSFHALFQIQMMGLYGAFLTADLFNLFVFFEVLLAASYGLMLHGSGRARVSSGLHYIAINLLASSLFLIGAAMIYGVTGTLNFADLALKIPLVPEADRGLLHAGAAILATAFLAKAGMWPLNFWLAPAYSSASAPVAAMFAIMTKVGVYTVLRLWTLLFSGQAGASALFGGDWLVYGGMATIICAALAMVAAQRLERMASLSILVSAGILLSAVGFAQPSLTAGALFYLVSSTLALSALFLLAELIERSRSANDLPLDEEIDALPKAMESLHPRPGVNLDDEQKAVVGQVIPWTMAFLGLSFVACALLIIGMPPLSGFIGKLSLLSALVNPLGLGNPVDEPIRPAAWGLVALLILSGLASLIAFARLGIQRFWTPEERPSPLLRRYECVPIFFLLGLSIALTFKAEPLMRYTLATAKSLNNPESYVMAVMATRPVPSPEAKATAQEMRP, encoded by the coding sequence ATGACGTGGATGAATCAACTGATCGTCGCGCCGATCCTGCTGCCGTTGCTGACCGCCGCGCTGATGCTGATGCTCGGCGAAAAACGCCGCCCGCTGAAAGCCAAAATCAATCTGTTCTCCAGCGTCGTCGGCCTGGGTATCGCGATCCTGCTGTTGTACTGGACGCAAAAAGGCGGCCCCGGCTCCATCGGCGTCTACCTGCCGGGCAACTGGCAGGTGCCGTTCGGCATTGTGCTGGTGGTGGACCAACTGTCGGCGTTGATGCTGGTGCTCACCGGGATCATCGGCGTCAGTGCGTTGCTGTTCGCCATGGCCCGCTGGGACCGCGCCGGCACCAGCTTCCACGCGTTGTTCCAGATCCAGATGATGGGCCTGTACGGCGCATTTCTCACCGCCGACCTGTTCAACCTGTTCGTGTTCTTCGAGGTGCTGCTGGCGGCGTCCTACGGCTTGATGCTGCACGGCTCAGGCCGTGCGCGGGTGTCGTCGGGGCTGCATTACATCGCGATCAACCTGCTGGCGTCGTCGTTGTTCCTGATCGGCGCGGCGATGATCTACGGCGTCACCGGCACGCTGAATTTCGCCGACCTGGCGCTGAAAATCCCGCTGGTGCCGGAGGCTGATCGCGGCCTGCTGCACGCCGGTGCGGCGATCCTGGCCACGGCATTCCTGGCCAAGGCGGGCATGTGGCCGCTGAATTTCTGGCTGGCGCCCGCCTACTCCTCGGCGAGCGCGCCGGTGGCCGCGATGTTTGCGATCATGACCAAGGTCGGCGTGTACACCGTGCTGCGCCTGTGGACCCTGCTGTTCTCCGGCCAGGCCGGTGCCTCGGCGCTGTTTGGCGGCGATTGGCTGGTGTACGGCGGCATGGCGACGATCATCTGCGCGGCACTGGCGATGGTGGCGGCGCAGCGCCTGGAGCGCATGGCGAGTTTGAGCATCCTGGTTTCGGCCGGGATTCTGCTATCGGCCGTGGGCTTTGCCCAGCCAAGCCTGACGGCGGGCGCTTTGTTCTATCTGGTCAGTTCCACACTGGCGTTAAGCGCGCTGTTCCTCCTGGCGGAATTGATCGAACGTTCGCGCTCGGCCAATGACCTGCCACTGGATGAAGAAATCGATGCGCTGCCCAAGGCCATGGAGTCGCTGCATCCACGCCCCGGCGTCAACCTGGACGATGAGCAGAAAGCCGTAGTCGGTCAGGTGATCCCATGGACCATGGCGTTCCTGGGCTTGAGCTTTGTCGCCTGCGCCCTGCTGATCATCGGCATGCCGCCGCTGTCCGGGTTTATCGGCAAACTCAGCTTGCTGAGCGCGCTGGTCAATCCGCTGGGCCTGGGCAATCCTGTCGATGAGCCGATCCGCCCGGCAGCCTGGGGCCTGGTGGCGCTGCTGATCCTGTCTGGCCTGGCCTCGCTGATCGCCTTCGCCCGCCTCGGCATCCAGCGTTTCTGGACCCCGGAAGAACGCCCATCGCCGCTGCTGCGCCGCTACGAGTGCGTGCCGATCTTCTTCCTGCTGGGCCTGAGCATCGCCCTGACCTTCAAGGCCGAGCCGCTGATGCGCTACACCCTGGCCACCGCCAAGAGCCTGAACAACCCGGAGAGCTACGTGATGGCCGTTATGGCCACGCGCCCGGTGCCCAGCCCTGAAGCCAAGGCGACTGCGCAGGAGATGCGACCATGA